From one Mycobacterium colombiense CECT 3035 genomic stretch:
- a CDS encoding YncE family protein, giving the protein MLSRHSRHKLAAQGRALGLAVLLSAVAGCSSNPLDTAPRTIEPAHAAVSPPASQQPAGAVRPLAGRAAAAVFDGATHRLAVLTPGNGPTAPASLTIFGDPQAAPHVVELPGPAGALTDDGHGTAYLATRGGYLAVELSTGRVTQVAVADAAQTEFTAVTQRADGRLVLGSADGAVYTLSSPAPGTVTSATVTNRNKIFARVDWLATQGNTTVVLDRGQTSVTTIDADGHAQQALRAGRGATTMAADPAGRVLVADTRGGQLLVYGVDPLILRQAYPVPQAPYGLAGSRALAWVSQTVSNIVIGYDLSTGIPVEKVRYPTVQQPNSLAFDEASDTLYVVSGSGAGVQVIEHAAGTR; this is encoded by the coding sequence TTGCTGTCACGGCATTCTCGTCACAAGCTGGCAGCTCAAGGCCGTGCGCTGGGGCTCGCGGTTTTGCTGAGCGCGGTAGCCGGATGTTCATCGAATCCGCTCGACACCGCGCCGCGCACCATCGAACCAGCCCACGCCGCCGTGTCGCCGCCGGCCTCGCAGCAGCCGGCCGGGGCGGTACGGCCGCTGGCCGGTCGCGCCGCGGCTGCGGTCTTCGACGGCGCCACACATCGGCTGGCGGTCCTGACACCGGGCAACGGCCCGACCGCACCCGCCAGCCTCACCATCTTCGGCGACCCGCAGGCCGCGCCGCACGTCGTCGAGTTGCCGGGGCCGGCGGGCGCACTGACCGACGACGGCCACGGCACCGCCTACCTGGCCACCCGCGGCGGCTACCTCGCGGTCGAGCTGTCCACCGGACGCGTGACCCAGGTGGCCGTCGCCGACGCCGCCCAGACCGAGTTCACCGCGGTGACGCAGCGCGCCGACGGCAGGCTGGTGCTGGGCAGCGCCGACGGCGCCGTCTACACCCTTAGCTCCCCTGCGCCGGGCACCGTGACAAGTGCGACGGTCACCAATCGCAACAAGATCTTCGCCCGCGTGGATTGGCTTGCCACACAAGGCAATACGACGGTGGTGCTGGACCGTGGACAGACGTCGGTGACGACGATCGACGCCGACGGCCATGCCCAGCAGGCGCTGCGCGCCGGCCGGGGCGCCACCACGATGGCCGCCGACCCGGCGGGGCGGGTGCTGGTCGCCGATACCCGCGGCGGCCAGCTGCTGGTGTACGGCGTGGATCCGCTGATCCTGCGCCAGGCCTACCCGGTCCCACAGGCGCCGTACGGCCTGGCCGGCTCCCGCGCGTTAGCCTGGGTTTCGCAGACCGTTTCCAATATCGTCATTGGTTACGATCTATCCACCGGAATTCCCGTCGAAAAGGTGCGTTACCCGACCGTGCAGCAACCGAACTCACTGGCCTTCGACGAAGCGTCGGACACCTTGTACGTGGTGTCGGGTTCCGGTGCGGGAGTTCAGGTCATCGAGCACGCGGCGGGTACGCGTTGA
- a CDS encoding DUF5703 family protein: protein MTAARRSRLPADWDTEMSDDYEWAPLRLPPEVTRVSASTRLSIEAEYRGWELTRVRLYTDGSRRVLLRRKKSRLDGVGAEGRRPDQPEL from the coding sequence TTGACCGCCGCGCGGCGCAGCCGCCTGCCCGCGGACTGGGACACCGAGATGTCCGACGACTACGAATGGGCGCCGCTGCGCCTGCCGCCGGAGGTGACGCGGGTCAGCGCGTCCACCCGCTTGTCGATCGAGGCCGAATACCGCGGCTGGGAGTTGACCAGGGTACGGCTCTACACCGACGGCAGCAGACGAGTGCTGTTGCGCCGCAAGAAATCTCGTTTAGACGGTGTCGGCGCCGAGGGGCGACGGCCCGACCAGCCGGAACTGTGA
- a CDS encoding histidine phosphatase family protein, which yields MTVILLRHGRSSSNTAGVLAGRSEGVDLDDKGREQADGLIDRIGDLPILELISSPLLRCRRTLEPLADALCLTPVVDDRLAEVDYGEWTGRKLGELVSEPLWKVVQAHPSAAVFPGGEGLAQVQARAVFAVREHDRRLAAEHGGDVLWVACTHGDVIKAVIADAYGIHLDGFQRVTADPASVSVIRYTELRPFVLHVNHTGARLSAALRAGPPAKEEAKPESDPKSNGEPQESTAAVPSSDAVVGGSTD from the coding sequence ATGACCGTCATCCTGTTACGGCACGGCCGCTCGAGTTCGAACACGGCGGGCGTACTCGCCGGTCGCTCCGAGGGCGTCGACCTCGATGACAAGGGCCGTGAACAGGCGGACGGCCTGATCGATCGGATCGGTGACCTGCCGATCCTGGAGTTGATCAGTTCGCCGCTGCTGCGCTGCCGTCGCACCCTCGAACCGTTGGCCGACGCGCTGTGCCTGACGCCCGTCGTCGACGATCGGCTCGCCGAGGTGGACTACGGCGAGTGGACGGGACGCAAACTCGGCGAGTTGGTCAGCGAGCCGCTGTGGAAAGTCGTTCAGGCGCATCCCAGCGCGGCGGTGTTCCCCGGCGGCGAGGGCCTGGCTCAGGTGCAGGCGCGGGCGGTGTTCGCCGTGCGCGAGCACGACCGCCGGCTGGCCGCCGAACACGGCGGCGATGTGCTGTGGGTCGCATGCACTCACGGTGATGTCATCAAAGCGGTCATCGCCGACGCGTACGGCATCCACCTGGACGGCTTCCAGCGCGTCACCGCCGACCCGGCGTCGGTGAGTGTGATCCGCTACACCGAGCTGCGCCCGTTTGTGTTGCACGTCAACCACACCGGCGCGCGGCTGTCCGCCGCCCTGCGGGCCGGGCCCCCGGCGAAGGAAGAGGCGAAGCCGGAATCCGATCCCAAGTCCAACGGAGAGCCGCAGGAATCGACCGCCGCGGTACCGTCCAGCGACGCGGTAGTCGGCGGTTCCACGGATTAA
- a CDS encoding DUF3090 domain-containing protein: protein MARAIHVFRTPDRFVAGTVGQPGNRTFYIQAVHDARVVSVILEKQQVAVLSERIGALLLEVNRRFGTPVPPEPAEIEDLDPLVTPVDAEFRVGTMGLGWDSEAQTVVVELLAVTDAEFDASVVLDDTEEGPDAVRVFLTPESARQFATRSNRVISAGRPPCPLCDEPLDPEGHICARANGYRRSALLGPDDDPEV from the coding sequence ATGGCCCGCGCAATTCATGTCTTCCGCACACCCGACCGCTTCGTGGCCGGGACCGTCGGCCAGCCCGGAAATCGCACGTTCTACATCCAGGCTGTGCACGACGCCCGAGTGGTGTCGGTGATTTTGGAGAAGCAGCAGGTGGCGGTGCTCTCCGAACGCATCGGCGCGCTGCTGCTCGAGGTGAACCGCAGGTTCGGCACGCCCGTCCCGCCCGAGCCGGCCGAGATCGAGGACCTCGATCCGTTGGTCACCCCCGTGGACGCGGAGTTCCGGGTCGGAACCATGGGGCTCGGTTGGGATTCGGAGGCCCAGACGGTGGTGGTCGAGTTGCTGGCGGTCACCGACGCCGAGTTCGACGCGTCGGTGGTGCTCGACGACACCGAAGAGGGACCCGACGCGGTGCGGGTGTTCCTGACGCCGGAGTCGGCGCGCCAATTCGCCACCCGCTCCAATCGCGTCATCTCCGCGGGGCGGCCACCGTGTCCGTTATGCGACGAACCGCTGGACCCGGAGGGCCATATCTGCGCACGCGCCAACGGATATCGGCGCAGTGCGCTGCTCGGGCCTGACGATGACCCCGAGGTCTGA